In one Parambassis ranga chromosome 6, fParRan2.1, whole genome shotgun sequence genomic region, the following are encoded:
- the slc16a3b gene encoding monocarboxylate transporter 4 translates to MGGAVVDDSPPGVKAPDGGWGWAVLAGCFVITGFSYAFPKAVSVFFKELIREFDVGYSDTAWISSILLAMLYGTGPLCSVLVNKFGCRPVMMVGGLFASLGMILAAFATSIIHIYLCTGVITGLGLALNFQPSLIMLNRYFSEKRPLANGLAAAGSPVALCCLSPLGQVLQYEYGWRGGFLILGGMLLNCCACGALMRPLTPPKKQQQLEESTPTAAETAPAQKKKLLDFSVFKDRGFLIYTVAASVMVLGLFVPPVFVVNYAKGLGYEDTTSALLLTILGFVDMFARPAAGLIAGTKWVRPRCVYLFSFAMIFNGCTDLVGSQAKDYAGLVFFCIFFGISYGMVGALQFEVLMAIVGTEKFSSAIGLVLLMEAIAVLVGPPGAGRLLDYTNQYMYVFLLAGCEVTLSALILAFCNFFCIRTKKPDPEAKMEMAVTAAEKEVLNSRERREENDEEEPSGKENGKADAVKDDKATTVKEIGDENTETSL, encoded by the exons ATGGGAGGAGCAGTTGTGGACGACAGCCCTCCTGGGGTGAAGGCACCAGATGGCGGCTGGGGCTGGGCGGTGCTGGCCGGATGCTTCGTCATCACTGGCTTCTCCTACGCTTTCCCCAAGGCTGTCAGCGTTTTCTTCAAGGAGCTCATCCGAGAGTTCGATGTCGGTTACAGCGACACCGCCTGGATCTCCTCCATACTGCTCGCCATGCTGTACGGCACAG GACCACTGTGCAGCGTGCTGGTGAATAAGTTCGGTTGTCGGCCGGTGATGATGGTGGGAGGACTCTTTGCTTCACTGGGAATGATTCTGGCTGCCTTCGCCACGAGCATCATACACATCTACCTCTGCACTGGAGTCATTACAG GTCTGGGTCTTGCACTGAACTTCCAGCCGTCTCTGATCATGTTGAATCGTTACTTCAGTGAGAAGCGTCCTCTTGCTAATGGCCTGGCTGCGGCGGGCAGCCCAGTGGCCTTGTGCTGCCTCTCCCCACTGGGCCAGGTTCTGCAGTATGAGTATGGCTGGAGAGGAGGGTTCCTCATCCTGGGAGGTATGCTACTCAACTGCTGCGCCTGTGGTGCCCTCATGCGGCCACTGACACCACctaagaagcagcagcagctggaagagAGCACACCCACGGCTGCAGAGACGGCTCCggcacagaagaagaagctgctggaCTTCAGCGTGTTCAAAGACAGAGGTTTCCTTATATATACCGTCGCAGCGTCAGTGATGGTGCTGGGTTTGTTTGTGCCTCCCGTGTTTGTGGTCAACTATGCTAAAGGCCTTGGCTATGAGGACACCACGTCAGCGCTGCTGCTCACCATTTTGGGGTTTGTTGATATGTTCGCCCGGCCTGCTGCAGGACTCATAGCAGGCACGAAGTGGGTCCGGCCCAGATGTGTGTATCTGTTCAGCTTTGCAATGATCTTTAATGGGTGCACAGACCTCGTGGGATCACAG GCCAAGGACTATGCAGGTCTGGTCTTCTTCTGCATCTTCTTTGGTATTTCATACGGCATGGTGGGAGCACTTCAGTTCGAGGTCCTCATGGCTATCGTTGGGACAGAGAAGTTTTCCAGTGCCATCGGCCtggtgctgctgatggaggcgaTCGCTGTCCTGGTGGGACCTCCTGGAGCAG GTCGCCTGCTGGATTACACCAATCAGTACATGTACGTCTTCCTGCTGGCGGGCTGTGAGGTCACACTCTCGGCCCTTATCCTCGCATTTTGTAACTTCTTTTGCATCCGAACAAAAAAACCAGATCCAGAGGCGAAGATGGAGATGGCtgtgactgctgcagagaaggAGGTGCTCaacagcagggagaggagagaggaaaatgaCGAAGAGGAGCCAAGCGGGAAAGAGAACGGAAAAGCCGATGCTGTCAAAGATGACAAGGCAACGACGGTGAAGGAGATCGGAGATGAGAACACAGAGACGTCGTTATGA
- the csnk1db gene encoding casein kinase I isoform X1, whose product MELRVGNRYRLGRKIGSGSFGDIYLGTDISVGEEVAIKLECVKTKHPQLHIESKIYKMMQGGVGIPTIKWCGAEGDYNVMVMELLGPSLEDLFNFCSRKFSLKTVLLLADQMISRIEYIHSKNFIHRDVKPDNFLMGLGKKGNLVYIIDFGLAKKYRDARTHQHIPYRENKNLTGTARYASINTHLGIEQSRRDDLESLGYVLMYFNLGSLPWQGLKAATKRQKYERISEKKMSTPIEVLCKGYPSEFATYLNFCRSLRFDDKPDYSYLRQLFRNLFHRQGFSYDYVFDWNMLKFGANRAAEEAERERRVREDRLRHSRNPGARGIPAASGRPRGTQDGAPPTPLTPTSHTANTSPRQVSGMERERKVSMRLHRGAPVNVSSSDLTGRQDTSRMSTSQHSLRASRQVDARHVLV is encoded by the exons GCACAGATATATCAGTGGGCGAGGAGGTTGCGATTAAGTTGGAATGTGTGAAGACCAAACACCCCCAGCTCCACATTGAGAGCAAGATCTACAAGATGATGCAAGGAGGAG TTGGCATTCCTACAATAAAGTGGTGCGGAGCAGAAGGTGACTACAATGTGATGGTGATGGAGCTGCTGGGGCCCAGCCTTGAGGATCTCTTCAACTTTTGCTCACGCAAATTCAGCCTCAAGACGGTCCTGCTGCTTGCTGATCAGATG atCAGTCGCATTGAGTACATTCACTCAAAGAACTTCATCCACAGAGATGTGAAGCCTGATAACTTCCTGATGGGGCTTGGCAAAAAGGGCAACCTGGTCTACATCATTGACTTTGGCCTGGCTAAAAAGTACCGTGACGCTCGTACGCACCAGCACATCCCCTATCGTGAGAACAAGAACCTGACGGGAACTGCACGCTACGCTTCAATCAACACGCATCTCGggattg AGCAGTCAAGGCGTGACGACCTGGAGTCCTTGGGTTACGTTCTCATGTATTTTAATCTGGGCTCTCTGCCTTGGCAAGGTCTGAAGGCCGCTACAAAGAGGCAGAAGTATGAGCGAATCAGTGAAAAGAAAATGTCCACGCCAATCGAGGTGCTTTGCAAGGGATACCCCT CTGAGTTTGCTACCTACCTGAATTTTTGTCGCTCCCTGCGCTTTGATGACAAGCCGGATTATTCATACCTACGCCAGCTCTTCAGGAATCTGTTCCACAGACAGGGCTTCTCTTACGACTACGTATTTGACTGGAACATGCTCAAGTTT GGAGCCAACCGtgcagcagaagaagcagaaagagagcGCCGGGTGAGGGAAGACAGGTTGAGGCACAGCAGGAACCCCGGGGCCAGAGGAATACCTGCTGCATCAGGAAGACCACGAGGAACTCAGGACGGAGCACCACCCACACCACTAACGCCCAcctcacacacag CAAATACGTCTCCTCGGCAAGTGTCTGGTATGGAGCGTGAACGAAAGGTCAGCATGCGACTGCACCGCGGTGCCCCTGTCAATGTGTCATCCTCAGACCTGACAGGGCGGCAGGACACCTCCCGCATGTCCACCTCACAG CATTCCCTACGAGCATCACGCCAAGTAGACGCTCGCCACGTCCTCGTGTGA
- the csnk1db gene encoding casein kinase I isoform X2, with protein MELRVGNRYRLGRKIGSGSFGDIYLGTDISVGEEVAIKLECVKTKHPQLHIESKIYKMMQGGVGIPTIKWCGAEGDYNVMVMELLGPSLEDLFNFCSRKFSLKTVLLLADQMISRIEYIHSKNFIHRDVKPDNFLMGLGKKGNLVYIIDFGLAKKYRDARTHQHIPYRENKNLTGTARYASINTHLGIEQSRRDDLESLGYVLMYFNLGSLPWQGLKAATKRQKYERISEKKMSTPIEVLCKGYPSEFATYLNFCRSLRFDDKPDYSYLRQLFRNLFHRQGFSYDYVFDWNMLKFGANRAAEEAERERRVREDRLRHSRNPGARGIPAASGRPRGTQDGAPPTPLTPTSHTANTSPRQVSGMERERKVSMRLHRGAPVNVSSSDLTGRQDTSRMSTSQNSIPYEHHAK; from the exons GCACAGATATATCAGTGGGCGAGGAGGTTGCGATTAAGTTGGAATGTGTGAAGACCAAACACCCCCAGCTCCACATTGAGAGCAAGATCTACAAGATGATGCAAGGAGGAG TTGGCATTCCTACAATAAAGTGGTGCGGAGCAGAAGGTGACTACAATGTGATGGTGATGGAGCTGCTGGGGCCCAGCCTTGAGGATCTCTTCAACTTTTGCTCACGCAAATTCAGCCTCAAGACGGTCCTGCTGCTTGCTGATCAGATG atCAGTCGCATTGAGTACATTCACTCAAAGAACTTCATCCACAGAGATGTGAAGCCTGATAACTTCCTGATGGGGCTTGGCAAAAAGGGCAACCTGGTCTACATCATTGACTTTGGCCTGGCTAAAAAGTACCGTGACGCTCGTACGCACCAGCACATCCCCTATCGTGAGAACAAGAACCTGACGGGAACTGCACGCTACGCTTCAATCAACACGCATCTCGggattg AGCAGTCAAGGCGTGACGACCTGGAGTCCTTGGGTTACGTTCTCATGTATTTTAATCTGGGCTCTCTGCCTTGGCAAGGTCTGAAGGCCGCTACAAAGAGGCAGAAGTATGAGCGAATCAGTGAAAAGAAAATGTCCACGCCAATCGAGGTGCTTTGCAAGGGATACCCCT CTGAGTTTGCTACCTACCTGAATTTTTGTCGCTCCCTGCGCTTTGATGACAAGCCGGATTATTCATACCTACGCCAGCTCTTCAGGAATCTGTTCCACAGACAGGGCTTCTCTTACGACTACGTATTTGACTGGAACATGCTCAAGTTT GGAGCCAACCGtgcagcagaagaagcagaaagagagcGCCGGGTGAGGGAAGACAGGTTGAGGCACAGCAGGAACCCCGGGGCCAGAGGAATACCTGCTGCATCAGGAAGACCACGAGGAACTCAGGACGGAGCACCACCCACACCACTAACGCCCAcctcacacacag CAAATACGTCTCCTCGGCAAGTGTCTGGTATGGAGCGTGAACGAAAGGTCAGCATGCGACTGCACCGCGGTGCCCCTGTCAATGTGTCATCCTCAGACCTGACAGGGCGGCAGGACACCTCCCGCATGTCCACCTCACAG AATAGCATTCCCTACGAGCATCACGCCAAGTAG